A stretch of Channa argus isolate prfri chromosome 16, Channa argus male v1.0, whole genome shotgun sequence DNA encodes these proteins:
- the keap1a gene encoding kelch-like ECH-associated protein 1A yields MHCSMRRKRLTRDCDFSAIVVPSMRGSGYLDYTVETHASRSLKVMEEFRQHELLCDLVIHVTYKETTVDFKVHRVVLAACSPYFRAMFTSSFKECHASEVTLRDVCPEVVGRLIDFAYTSHITVGEKCVLHVLLAAMRFQMEDVAKACCDFLLKHLEPANVIGIARFAEEIGCTDLHQQSREYINTHFKEVTKEDEFFSLSHCQLLELISQDSLKVLCESEVYKACTDWVGWDMEGRAQYLHALLNAVHIYALPPKFLKNQLLSCPILSKANSCKDFLSKIFQEMTLRNLPPAPNRGTQLIYVAGGYLQNSLASLEAYDPSRNVWLKLADMGTPCSGLGACVLFGLLYTVGGRNLCLQNNTESSSLCCYNPMTNQWSQQASLNIPRNRVGVGVVDGCIYAVGGSQGSTHHNTVERWDPDTNRWSFVCPMSVSRLGAGVAVCGGTLYVVGGYDGQNRWNTAEKYQPDTNTWHPLAPMSTLRSGLGLVCVNSYLYAVGGYDGRNQLSSVERYDTASNVWEPRASMHYCRSAHGVAVHQKSIFVLGGFNQHGFLSSIECYCPERDQWTCLTDMPVGRSGMGIAVTMEPCPGCLPEQEEDEDGAT; encoded by the exons ATGCATTGCTCGATGAGGAGGAAACGCCTAACACGTGATTGCGACTTTTCAGCTATAGTAGTTCCCTCAATGCGTGGGTCTGGGTACCTTGACTATACTGTAGAGACTCATGCTTCCAGATCCCTGAAGGTCATGGAGGAGTTCAGACAGCATGAGCTGTTGTGTGACCTGGTGATTCATGTCACGTATAAGGAAACCACTGTAGACTTCAAG GTGCACAGAGTGGTACTGGCTGCCTGTAGCCCATACTTCAGAGCCATGTTCACCAGCAGCTTCAAAGAGTGCCACGCCTCAGAGGTCACATTACGCGATGTCTGCCCTGAGGTGGTGGGAAGGCTTATTGACTTTGCCTACACCTCCCACATCACTGTGGGAGAGAAGTGCGTGTTGCACGTTCTTTTGGCTGCCATGAG GTTTCAGATGGAGGATGTGGCCAAGGCATGCTGCGATTTCCTCCTTAAACACCTGGAGCCTGCTAACGTTATTGGTATTGCCAGATTTGCTGAGGAGATTGGCTGCACAGACCTGCACCAGCAGAGTCGAGAGTATATCAATACACACTTTAAAGAG GTGACCAAAGAAGATGAGTTCTTCAGCCTCTCTCACTGCCAGCTGCTGGAGCTCATCAGTCAGGACAGTCTTAAGGTTCTCTGTGAGTCCGAG GTGTATAAGGCCTGCACAGACTGGGTAGGCTGGGATATGGAGGGTAGAGCGCAGTACCTACATGCCCTGCTGAACGCGGTTCATATCTACGCTCTGCCTCCCAAGTTCTTAAAGAACCAGCTTCTGTCCTGCCCCATCCTTAGTAAG GCCAACTCCTGTAAGGACTTCCTATCCAAAATCTTCCAGGAAATGACCCTGAGGAACCTGCCACCTGCACCAAACCGTGGAACTCAACTCATCTATGTGGCTGGCGG ATACCTGCAGAATTCTTTAGCCTCCTTGGAGGCTTATGATCCCAGCAGGAATGTCTGGTTGAAACTGGCTGACATGGGCACTCCGTGCAGTGGACTGGGTGCCTGTGTGCTGTTTGGGCTGCTCTACACT GTTGGGGGCAGGAACCTGTGTcttcaaaacaacacagagTCCAGCTCCCTGTGCTGCTACAACCCAATGACCAACCAGTGGAGCCAGCAAGCTTCCCTAAACATCCCCAGGAACCGGGTCGGGGTGGGGGTTGTGGATGGCTGCATCTATGCTGTTGGAGGCTCCCAGGGTTCGACACATCACAACACAGTTGAGAG ATGGGATCCTGACACTAATCGCTGGTCCTTTGTTTGCCCGATGTCGGTGAGTCGTCTGGGCGCCGGAGTGGCAGTGTGTGGGGGGACTCTGTATGTGGTGGGAGGATATGATGGACAGAACCGCTGGAACACTGCAGAGAAATACCAGCCCGATACAAACACCTGGCACCCGCTGGCGCCTATGAGCACTTTACGTAGTGGACTGG GTTTGGTGTGTGTGAACTCGTACCTGTACGCCGTCGGAGGCTATGACGGGAGGAACCAGCTGAGCTCTGTGGAGCGTTACGATACAGCCTCGAATGTTTGGGAGCCCAGGGCATCCATGCATTACTGTCGCAGTGCACACGGGGTCGCAGTTCACCAGAAGAGCATCTTCGTCCTTG GAGGTTTTAACCAGCACGGCTTCCTGTCGAGCATCGAGTGTTACTGTCCAGAAAGAGATCAATGGACGTGCCTCACTGACATGCCCGTCGGACGTAGCGGCATGGGCATCGCTGTTACCATGGAGCCTTGCCCCGGCTGCCTGCCAGAACAAGAGGAGGACGAGGATGGAGCCACATAG